One Campylobacter sputorum genomic window, ATAGACATAATATCTTACATAAATGAATTAACAAATAGTTTTAGAATTTTATCACATTTAGAAAATATAAAAATATTTACAGACTTAAAACCAGATAAACTCGAGATTATGATACAACAAACTCTATTTTTACATATAATTCAAAATTTTGTTCAAAATGCTATTAAATTTTCGCCACCACAATCTACAATTGTGATTAAATCATATATAACAAAAGATAACAAATTTACAGTTGAAGTCATAGATGGGGGTTGTGGGATAGATGAAAACAAAGATCTGTTTGCGCCATTTGTTAGAAGCGGAAATAAAACAGGAGCTGGACTTGGGCTGTTTTTGGCACTAAATGCAGCTCAAGCAATAGGCGCTAGTATAGGAATAAAAAATAAAGAAACAAAAGATGGAGCAATTTCTTATCTATTATTACCATTATCAATAAAATTTAAACAAAAATCTCGCAATAAATAGAATTTTAGCTTCTTTTAAAAAGAATTATTGTATAAACTCACTAAAAATTTATCAAAGGTAAAAAATGGCATTAATGATAACAAATGATTGTATAAGTTGCGATGCGTGTAGAGAAGAGTGTCCTGATGACGCTATTTTTGAAGATAGTCCTATTTATATCATAGATCCTGATAGGTGTAGTGAATGTATTGGTGATTATGCGGAACCTGCTTGCATAGTTGTATGTCCAACAGAGTGCATTATACTTGATCCTGATAATATAGAAACAGCAGAGGAACTTAGACTAAAACACGAACAATCAAGTGAAGCGTAATGGCAAAGAAAACCGCCGTTATTGACCTTGGTTCTAATTCTATGAGAATGGCCATATTTGCTAGGACTAGTAGATATGGCTTTTATATATTAAATGAAAGTAAAGTAAGAGCAAGACTTGGCGAAAATGCATACGAAAATGGTGGTTACATACAGCCAAATGCAATGCAAAAAGTTCTAAATGGTTTTGATTACTTTAAAAAAGTAGCCAAAGAGCATGGATGCAATAAATTTTATTGTGTAGGAACATCTGCTTTAAGAGATGCACCAAACGCTAGTGAGTTCATATCAATTGTAAAAAGAAAATTTGGTTTAAATTTAAAATGCATAGATGGTAAAACAGAGGCAAAACTTGGAGGAATTGCATCTAGTAATCTACTTTACAATGTAACAAATGCAACAACTATAGATATAGGAGGCGGTTCAACAGAGCTTGCACTCATACAAAATTCAAAAGTAGTTGATACAATATCGCTAAATTTAGGCACAGTTAGATTAAAAGAGCTGTTTTTTGATAAAAAAGATTTAGATGGTGCAAAAAAATTTATCGATACATTATTATTACAAATACCACCAAATTTTAAAAATCAAAATTTAATAGCAATTGGAGGAAGTCTTAGAGCGGTTTCAAATTCTATAATGCAAAAAAAGAATTATC contains:
- a CDS encoding YfhL family 4Fe-4S dicluster ferredoxin — its product is MALMITNDCISCDACREECPDDAIFEDSPIYIIDPDRCSECIGDYAEPACIVVCPTECIILDPDNIETAEELRLKHEQSSEA